The nucleotide window cagcttggtatttgTCACTTATTTGCAGCACTATTTACTGGGCAAGAGAGAACACAAAGTACAAcagaacccactataagagtttttattaacggagggagaagagggattgTGCAATAGGCCTACTAGAAATGGATGGTGTGGAAAGAGAGTAGGGAATGGTTGGAATCTGCTTTTATAGgtcccacacacacatgtgtatatgggcTTTTGTAGCTATGCCAtccatgcacatagattacatgatcatgctGCCTGCAGATTACGTGACCACAAGGCACACAGATTATGTAAGATGTAAGGCCCTGtggtgactaagcattctgcCTGACTGATGGATAGCGCATGAATGGTCATGTAGCTTCGGGGTGGCTGGGAATTATAACagtattggcattaaaaacagacatgtgggcTTCGGGAGCCACTGGTTACCGTTCCGACATGGCCAAGTCCAagaaccacaccacacacaaccaaTCTCGAAAATGGCACAGAAATGGTATCAAGAAACGCTGGTCGCAAAGATACAAATCCCTCAAGGGGGTGGACCCCAAGTTCCTGAGGAACATGCGCTTTGCCAAGAAGCACAACAAGAAAGGCTTGAAGAAGATGCAGGCCAACAATGCAAAGGCAGTGAGTGCACGTGCAGAGGCCATCAAGGCCCTTGTGAAGCCTGAGGTGGTTAAGCCCAAGATGCCAAAGGGCCCCAGCCACAAGCTCAGCCGCCTTGCTTTCATCGCTCACCCCAAGCTTGGGAAGTGGATTAGAAGTTACATGGCCAAGGGTCGTAGGCTCTGCCAACCAAAGCCCAAGGCTCAAACCAAGGCACAGGCCTCAGCTCCAGATCAGGCTCCCAAAGGTGCCCAGGCCCCTGTGAAGGCCCCATAGAAAAGGTTTCTGTCTGCCAGACAGATGGACTGGTGTGACACACCTacacactatttgcagatgaccaGGACCCCACGCTGTTTTTACAAATAAACTTGAGGCAGgatctgttaaaaaaaacaaaaacaaacaacaaataaacaaacaaaaaagacatgtggatcaatggaattgaatcaaagaccctgacataaatccacacacttatgaatacctgatttttgacaaagaagccaaaatcatacaatggaaaaaaaagaaggcatcttcaacaaatggtgctgacataactggatgtcaaaatgtagaagactaaaaatagatccatgtctgtcaccatgcacaaaactcaagtccaagtggatcaaagacctcaacataaatccagttactctgaacctgatagaagagaaagtgggaagcagtcttgaattcattggcataggagaccacttcctaaatgtaacacctGTAAAACAGACATTGAGACTGACAATTTCGGCAGCTCacatactaaaattggaatgataaagagaagattagcatggcccctgtgcaaggatgacacacaaattcgtgaaacaattagtaaatgagacctcttgaaactgaaaagcttctgtaaggcaaaggacactgtcaataagataaaatgacagcctacagaatgggaaaaaaatcttcatcaagcccacatctgacagaaggctgatcttcaaaatttataaagaactcaagaaactagacatcaaattaccaaataatacaattttaaaggggtacagatttaaacagagaattctcaacagaagaatctcaaatggccaaaagatagttaaggaattgctcaacatccttagtcatcagggaaatgcaaatcaaaatgactctgagatactatcttatacctgtcagaacggctaagaccaaaaaacactgaagacagtttatgttggagaggatgtggagcaaggggaacactcctacactgttggtgggagtacaagcttgtacaaccactctggaaatcaatatggtggcttctcagaaaaatgggaatcaatctacctcaagacccagctataccaatcttgggcatatacccaaactatgctcaatcataccataaggactcttgctcaactatgttcatagtagcattatttgtaataaccagaacctggaaaacaacctagattgtccctcaaccaaagaatagataaggaaaatggagtactactcagtggtaaaaaatgacgacctcatgaaatttgctggcaaatggatagaactagaaaaaaaaatcattctgagtgaggtaatccagacccagaaagatatagtatgtactcactcataagtaaatattaggagtaaagtacaggataaccaacctacaatccataGCCcgagagaggctagataacaaagagggtcctaagagggatgcatttccctgggaaggggaaatggaagagatctcctgggtaaactggggccaggggtgggagagagggggatGAAACTTGAGGGATTGGGTTGGGCAGGCTTGGCATGGAAGGCAGGTTGAGGGTAGGATGGAGAGAGGAGTAACAAGAGAGACATCTTGATGTGGGAACcatttcagggttagggagaaacctggtgccagggtaactcccaggaatccacaaggatgaccccagctaagacttctagcagccatggaaagggtgcctgaactggccatctactgtaatcagattggtgactaccccaattgtcatcagagatactctatccattaactgatggaaacagatacagagatctacagccaagcactgggcagagttccaggagtcctcctgaagaaagggaggagggattgtatgagcagggggtggtggtggtgggtggtggtggtcatcATCAAGGTCATGACGAAAGaattcacagagacagctgacttgagcttgtgggagcacatggactctggaccaacagttagggagcctacatgggaccaacctaggtcctctgcatgtgtgtgacagttatgtagcttggtctatttgtaaggctcctagcagtgagatcaggacctgtccctgccacttagctggcttttgggaacctgttccccatgctggattacctagCCCAGCCTTTATGCCGGGGGAGGAGCtcggtcctacctcaacttgatgtgccatgcctGTCTATGTTCaatcccatgggaggcctgcccctttctgaatggagatggaggaggaatggatgaggagggggtagatgggagttggggaagggaacgggaagagaggagggaagggaaactgtggtcagtatgtaaaatacatgaaaaatgttaattaaataaaatattttttttagagtgggttttttttttttttggttgttgctttTAAGGAAAGTGAATTAAGGCAGAAAGTCTAGAATTAAGAATgagaagctaggtgtggtggcacatggctacAATCTCAGCACTTTCGAGGTAGAGGCAGTATTCAAGGTCAACActggctacaaagtaagtttgagactagcctgggctacataggaccCTGTCCC belongs to Onychomys torridus chromosome 10, mOncTor1.1, whole genome shotgun sequence and includes:
- the LOC118591775 gene encoding 60S ribosomal protein L29-like — protein: MAKSKNHTTHNQSRKWHRNGIKKRWSQRYKSLKGVDPKFLRNMRFAKKHNKKGLKKMQANNAKAVSARAEAIKALVKPEVVKPKMPKGPSHKLSRLAFIAHPKLGKWIRSYMAKGRRLCQPKPKAQTKAQASAPDQAPKGAQAPVKAP